GGCCGCCAGAAGCCCGGTGCGAGTGCCACGCCGCCTCCAGGGAGGAGGCTGGCCGCAAATTGTTCCTTGCTTCGACGGGTGCACCGAATGCTCCACGAGGCCTCCTAAGTTCTTTATCCCGAAGGCAGTTATGCTACGTCACCTTCTCGGCGTCGTCAACCTGCCATCTCTTTCCAGGAACACTAGAACCGGGCCAAGAGGCGGAGCCCAGCCACAACGGTGGTGTTGACGTCCTTGAGGCTCCCGGAAGAGTCGACCATCTTCTTTTGGCCGGTCTCGATGACCTGCAGGTTGAGGGTCGCGTTGAGCCACGAAGTGACCGAGGCGTTGTAGTACATCTCGATTGCATCCTCATGGTTGAGACCGAGGTCGAGCTGCCGGCGCAGGAAGGGAACGAACTCGCTGCTGAAGTCCTTTCGCGCCCAGCCGAGACCGAAGTTGTCATTCGGACGCCCGGGGACCACACCGTTGCCGCCGATACCCATGTTGTAGGTGTACTTGAGGGGGTTCGGGTTGCCGTCGGAGGCGCCGAACGAGAAGAAGATCCCGATGCCGCGCTTGGGGTCGTCCTTCGGCTGCCAGAGATACTGGTCGAAGCTGTAGAAAACGGTCCAGGTGTCGCTCTTTTTATTCAGAGGCTCGACGGGGACCAGGAGGTCGGGGAAGAACCGCTCGAGGATACGCCGAAGGCCCGGGCCGGGATCGTCCAGCAGCGGGAACTTCTCCGAGGCCATGCCCCGGGCGATGTTGGAAGGATCCTGGGTGAGCGAGGGGCGCTCCTTGTCGCTCCACATCCCTGTCACGCCCTGGTGGCCGACGAGACCGAACGGCTTGATGGCAACCTTGGCGCTGGCGAGCATCATGACACCGTCACGGAACGCCTCGCTCACATCGCTGTTTGCCGGCGTGCCGCTGGGATCGAGCGCCAATGCCGACAGCACCACGCCCTCCCACGGCAGAGCCACGATGCCACCTCCGTACGCCGAAAGCGGTATCAGGGCGCTGGTGAGCGGAAAAGTCATAGCGCCGTTCAGGAACTGCGTGCGGTAGTTGCCGGTAAACTCCCCGTGGGCTCCATCGAGCGTGAACACCTTACCGGCGATGAGGCCGAACTGGGGGCTGAGGAACTGCATGAACGTGGCGTGCAGGAGGGCCGTGGTCGGGTCGTTCGGCTTCGGCAGCAGGGCTGCGGTATTGACGGGGGAGAGGGCGGCTGAAGCCCCCAGTACGCTCTCGCCGAAGCCGCTGTTGGCGATGACCCGCAGGAAGCCGCCGGGCCACAGGCCGGCTTTGCCGGTGTCGACGTTGAGCGTGTACTCGGCGTTGCCCCAGAACTCGGCCCCGGTGTCGCGCCCCCCACTTGCGACGCCTTGGGGCGTCAGCAGGAGATCGACATCGAGCC
Above is a genomic segment from Candidatus Methylomirabilis limnetica containing:
- a CDS encoding carbohydrate porin, producing MGWIIIAAVALVGTLAAPAAAQPVEEPKAYAGDFWSRPRLTGDWGGFRDELATRGIRLDVDLLLTPQGVASGGRDTGAEFWGNAEYTLNVDTGKAGLWPGGFLRVIANSGFGESVLGASAALSPVNTAALLPKPNDPTTALLHATFMQFLSPQFGLIAGKVFTLDGAHGEFTGNYRTQFLNGAMTFPLTSALIPLSAYGGGIVALPWEGVVLSALALDPSGTPANSDVSEAFRDGVMMLASAKVAIKPFGLVGHQGVTGMWSDKERPSLTQDPSNIARGMASEKFPLLDDPGPGLRRILERFFPDLLVPVEPLNKKSDTWTVFYSFDQYLWQPKDDPKRGIGIFFSFGASDGNPNPLKYTYNMGIGGNGVVPGRPNDNFGLGWARKDFSSEFVPFLRRQLDLGLNHEDAIEMYYNASVTSWLNATLNLQVIETGQKKMVDSSGSLKDVNTTVVAGLRLLARF